Below is a genomic region from Prolixibacteraceae bacterium.
TTCCTCCTTTTGAGATAAGAACAAAAGGAGGAATAAGTATATCTTAATTAATCTATTGGTATGTCTTCAGCAGAGACTTGTCCATTCATAAGCATAGGGAGTAGCCAATCACGAAGTTTGGTGAGTTGACGATTTTGTTGATCGTTATTAAAAATTGATGTATTGTGATTTTTAACAATATTATCGTAAGCTATAAGTTCTGTTTTGGATGGGTAAACTAGTTTCAATGAAAAAAGATCGTCCTTAGTTATTGCACCAAATGTTGTACCTATTTTATTTCTTGAATCAAAAATATTTTTAAAATATTTCATAACATAAAAAAGATATGAATTATAGTTTTCTTTGCTTCTTAATGCAGCTAAACCTCGACCAATACAACAATTATGATTTGCTATGTTTATGTCACCGACAGGAGCACGAACACTTAACAAAATATCACCCTGCTTTGCAAAACGTTTAGGATTATTCGTAAACTGTCTAATAGCAGGAAACCTCCATCCAAAATCAGTTGATCCTTGAAAGAATATAATGCCCTCATTGTTTTCGTTATATGAAGTTCCTGACGGTGATTGTCCCATTGTAATTTCAGCGATATCACTTAATTCTACAACGGACCAATTTTGAGGGATTTCTCTATTTAGATCTTTATTGAAAATCATTTTACCACCAGAGGATTTGTATGGTTTACCTTCAAGAGAAGGATCTCCCATTTCTAATGCAATTTCTTTAGATATGGGGAAGTCGAATTGCACAAACCAATAATCGTATATTGTTTTGGCCATTTCCTCTAGTTGCAGATTTATTTTGTTGTTTAATTCAATTTTTGAATCTAGATCAGAAAGAACTTTGGCGA
It encodes:
- a CDS encoding restriction endonuclease subunit S; the encoded protein is MNKWIKLKDVVIFNRKSYKKNEIPTFVKYLDTGSLTKNKITKLQYIDTRTQVLPSRAQRKISKYSILYSTVRPVQEHYGFFESEITNLVVSTGFITIDIIDDSIFPKYIYYLLCQNYVTNFLQNVGENSVSSYPSISPHDLGNLRFKVPQNILIQKKIAKVLSDLDSKIELNNKINLQLEEMAKTIYDYWFVQFDFPISKEIALEMGDPSLEGKPYKSSGGKMIFNKDLNREIPQNWSVVELSDIAEITMGQSPSGTSYNENNEGIIFFQGSTDFGWRFPAIRQFTNNPKRFAKQGDILLSVRAPVGDINIANHNCCIGRGLAALRSKENYNSYLFYVMKYFKNIFDSRNKIGTTFGAITKDDLFSLKLVYPSKTELIAYDNIVKNHNTSIFNNDQQNRQLTKLRDWLLPMLMNGQVSAEDIPID